Genomic segment of Candidatus Rokuibacteriota bacterium:
GAAACGGAAAGCCCTTGGGGGGCAGCGCGGCTTCACGCTCATCGAGCTCATGATCGTCGTCGCCATCATCGGCATTCTCGCCGCCATCGCCATCCCGCTCTACGCCAATATCCAGGCGCGGGCGCGAATCGCCAAGGCCCAGGCCGATGCCCGCACCCTCGCCTCCGCCGTGAGCATGTACTCGGCCCACATGGGCTCGCTCCCGGCCGCCCTCGCCGACGTGAACTCGGTGGCCACCAACAGCCTCGGCCAATCCGCGGGTCCGTTCATGCCGTCCACGCCGGCCGCACCGGCGGGCTGGAGCGCCTACGCCTATAGCTCCACCGCCTCGGGAACCTTCACCATCTCGGCGAGCGGCGACAGCACCACCGTCAGCTTGCCGTAACGGAAGTCCGATGGCGTGGCCCGGGCGGGGAGAGGGCCCGTGTCCTCCCTCGCCCGGGTCCCCAGCGTCCGCACGTGGTAGCCGAGTTCGGAGGTCGTCGATGATGTTCTTCAATGCGTGTCGTTCGAAGCT
This window contains:
- a CDS encoding prepilin-type N-terminal cleavage/methylation domain-containing protein, giving the protein MFSFWHKKRKALGGQRGFTLIELMIVVAIIGILAAIAIPLYANIQARARIAKAQADARTLASAVSMYSAHMGSLPAALADVNSVATNSLGQSAGPFMPSTPAAPAGWSAYAYSSTASGTFTISASGDSTTVSLP